The genomic stretch CGCCCGGCCGTTTTTTCATGTCTGTCATTTTCTCCTCCCAGGGCTGGCAGCCTCCCGATTTCGCGCCAGCATTTCCGCATGGTCTATAAAAATTTTACGCGCGTCAACATTTAAAATGTTGTATAGCGCTTTTCCAGAATGATCCGTTGCGGCGCAGCGGATCCGGCAGAACATGAGCATGTTGGGAGGACCAATCGAAAATGCAGGCAAAATCACAGGAAAAGCTTGGTATCGGCGTCATCGGATGCGGCAACATCTCGATGACCTACCTGCGCAATGCCGCCCTTTTCGGCGGCATGGAGCTGCGTGCCTGCGCCGATATCTCCGCCGACATGGCGGCGTTGCGGGCCAAGGAATATGGCATCCGGGCGCTCGGCGTCGATGCGCTGCTTTCCGACCCCGAGATCGATCTCGTCCTCAACCTGACCATTCCGGCGGCGCATTTCGACATTTCGTTTTCAGCCCTTTCGGCGGGAAAGCACGTCTTCACCGAAAAGCCGCTGGCGACGTCGGCCAGCGACGGGCGCCGCCTGGTGGCGGAAGCGACCAAGCGCGGGGTGCTGCTCGGCTCGGCGCCCGATACGTTCCTCGGTGCCGCCGGACGGCGCGCGCGCCGCCTGATGGATGAGGGCGCCATCGGCCGCCCGGTTACCGGCACCGCCTTCATGATGGGGCGCGGCATGGAGCACTGGCACCCGAACCCGCAATTCTACTACCAGCCGGGCGGCGGCCCGGTGTTCGACATGGGCCCCTATTACCTGACCATGCTGGTCAACCTGCTTGGTCCCGTCGCCCGTGTCATGGCGATGGCGACGCGTGGTCAGGAGGAGCGCCTGATCACGGCCGAGGGGCCGTTCAAGAACACCACATTCAAGGTCGGCACGCCGACCAACGTGCTGTCGTTGCTCGAATTCCGCTCGGGCGCCACCGTCACCTTCGGCGCCTCATGGGACGTCTTCAAGCACTCCAACCATCCGATCGAACTGCACGGCACGGAAGGCTCGCTGCGCCTGCCCGATCCCGACACGTTCGGCGGCACCGTCTCGCTGTCCGAACGTGGCGCGGAGTGGAAGGATTTCGCCAGCGAAGGCGACCTCTACGGC from Mesorhizobium sp. 113-3-3 encodes the following:
- a CDS encoding Gfo/Idh/MocA family protein, which translates into the protein MQAKSQEKLGIGVIGCGNISMTYLRNAALFGGMELRACADISADMAALRAKEYGIRALGVDALLSDPEIDLVLNLTIPAAHFDISFSALSAGKHVFTEKPLATSASDGRRLVAEATKRGVLLGSAPDTFLGAAGRRARRLMDEGAIGRPVTGTAFMMGRGMEHWHPNPQFYYQPGGGPVFDMGPYYLTMLVNLLGPVARVMAMATRGQEERLITAEGPFKNTTFKVGTPTNVLSLLEFRSGATVTFGASWDVFKHSNHPIELHGTEGSLRLPDPDTFGGTVSLSERGAEWKDFASEGDLYGARNWPYAAPDRANYRMLGVADLVRSLETGAAPRASGNLALHVLEIMEAILRSGETQSSVAIIGDVVRPALLTEDEASSLLA